The following proteins are co-located in the Pirellulales bacterium genome:
- the pepF gene encoding oligoendopeptidase F has protein sequence MLPARSAVKEADSWNLASLFPSDETWETAFEKWKKQIPKFAAFRGTLADGPKQLAACLAFDEKFDREGERIGTYAFLKTTEDQADSVYQRMVGRYQFTASEASQAASYIRPEIMAISKKRFAEYLASKELAHYRLLLERLDRYRPHTLSDAEERLLAMQSEMADAANRAFRQLTDADLKFGTIKNEAGETVELSHSSFSALLHAPKRSVRQKAFHQYYEVFAAHENTLAATLSGSIQRDAYYAKARGYESARAAALFPDNVPAAVYDNLISAVRERLPVLYRYFDLRRRKMKLREIHHYDTYAPILADLDQKRTWKQACDVVLRSLEPLGSEYCGVLAEGLGEARWCDRYPNRGKQSGAFSCGTFDAAPYILMNYQASVLDHVFTLTHEAGHSMHSYYSSKHQPFLYYNYVIFVAEVASTFNEQLLSRHLMAHAKSDAERAYLVNRDIDAIRGTIIRQTMFAEFEKIAHELCEAGEPLTVESFKDVYGKLLADYFGPDFAIDDQLKLECFRIPHFYRAFYVYKYATGLSAAIALSERVLGGGRGELNDYLSFLKGGCSKDPLDLLRDAGVDMAEPTPVRTALDRFEALVTELDELL, from the coding sequence ATGCTTCCGGCCCGGTCTGCCGTGAAGGAAGCCGACTCCTGGAATCTCGCGTCGCTGTTCCCCTCCGACGAGACGTGGGAAACGGCGTTCGAGAAGTGGAAGAAGCAGATCCCCAAGTTCGCCGCGTTCCGCGGGACGCTGGCCGACGGGCCTAAACAACTGGCGGCCTGCCTGGCGTTCGACGAGAAGTTCGATCGCGAGGGGGAGCGGATCGGCACGTACGCGTTTCTCAAGACGACTGAGGATCAGGCTGACAGCGTCTATCAGCGGATGGTCGGGCGATACCAGTTCACGGCCAGCGAAGCGAGTCAGGCGGCCAGCTACATTCGACCCGAGATCATGGCGATCTCCAAAAAGCGGTTCGCCGAGTATCTCGCGTCCAAGGAGCTGGCGCACTACCGGCTGCTCTTGGAGCGGCTCGACCGTTATCGGCCCCACACGCTGTCAGACGCCGAGGAACGGTTGCTGGCCATGCAGAGCGAGATGGCCGACGCGGCGAACCGCGCGTTTCGGCAACTCACCGACGCCGACCTGAAATTCGGCACGATCAAGAACGAAGCGGGCGAGACAGTCGAGCTGTCCCACTCGTCGTTCTCGGCTCTGCTGCACGCCCCCAAGCGCAGCGTCCGGCAAAAGGCGTTTCACCAGTACTACGAGGTGTTCGCCGCGCACGAGAACACGTTGGCCGCGACGTTGTCCGGTTCGATTCAGCGGGATGCGTATTACGCGAAAGCGCGCGGATACGAAAGCGCCCGGGCCGCGGCGCTGTTCCCCGACAACGTTCCCGCGGCGGTGTACGACAATCTCATCTCCGCCGTGCGCGAGCGGCTGCCGGTCCTCTATCGGTACTTCGATCTGCGTCGGCGGAAGATGAAGCTGCGCGAGATTCATCATTACGACACCTACGCGCCAATCCTGGCCGATCTCGACCAGAAGCGCACCTGGAAGCAGGCCTGCGACGTCGTGCTGCGGTCGCTCGAACCGCTCGGAAGCGAGTACTGCGGGGTGCTGGCCGAGGGGCTGGGCGAGGCCCGCTGGTGCGACCGCTACCCCAACCGCGGCAAGCAAAGCGGCGCCTTCAGTTGCGGCACGTTCGACGCCGCGCCGTACATCCTCATGAACTACCAAGCGAGCGTGCTCGACCACGTGTTCACGCTCACGCACGAGGCGGGGCACTCGATGCACAGCTACTACAGCAGCAAGCATCAGCCGTTCCTTTACTACAACTACGTCATCTTCGTCGCCGAAGTGGCCAGCACGTTCAACGAGCAACTGCTCAGCCGGCATCTGATGGCGCACGCCAAGAGCGACGCCGAGCGGGCCTATCTCGTCAACCGCGACATCGACGCGATCCGCGGCACGATCATTCGCCAGACGATGTTCGCCGAGTTCGAGAAAATCGCCCACGAATTGTGCGAAGCGGGCGAACCGCTGACCGTCGAGTCGTTCAAAGACGTCTACGGCAAGCTGCTGGCCGACTACTTCGGCCCCGACTTTGCGATCGACGACCAACTGAAGCTGGAGTGTTTCCGCATCCCCCACTTCTACCGGGCGTTCTACGTGTACAAGTACGCCACGGGATTGTCGGCGGCGATTGCGCTCAGCGAGCGCGTCCTCGGCGGCGGCCGCGGCGAGCTGAACGATTACCTGTCGTTCCTCAAGGGGGGCTGCTCGAAGGACCCCTTGGACTTGTTGCGCGACGCCGGCGTCGACATGGCTGAACCCACCCCCGTGCGCACGGCGCTCGACCGCTTCGAGGCGCTGGTGACGGAGTTGGACGAACTGCTGTAG
- a CDS encoding sigma-70 family RNA polymerase sigma factor, with product MHVPPASPADSVAPTAEVTATDDVLLQRFAQTHDESAFAELVRRHGSLVMGTCMRTLDRLHEAEDAFQATFMVLARKAVGVRVAQSLAPWLYSTARRIAVRAAQQRQRRLETMMPADFVDRSDPLAEMEAKHRLHVLEEELDRLPAKLRDPLVLHYLSGKTNGEVAKALGITIRAVEGRQRRGKAALRNHLALRRISLPLAVAALTAAQQTIAVAVDPRLVQSTVAASLSFAAGEASTTCSPELHALAQKEVILMNASMPSTVIALAAVVLLGGVATIASQAGTAESASSGAALDLGADVVVAEGTAVPAEVAVSPASDSEVVPASAGGENPFAARVAANPTRTDASADPQSATGKRPEERLSLSWTYDRPSLSRKRLTQRELEIRTALNTPISQIQYAETPLNRVIEQVADEVGVAIIFDRHALEDEALSPEIEVSVDLPQMQFRSAINLILREATRDLTYVVENEVLVITTRRRADALLETEIYDVLPVCEGGAISLADLRDVVLKGTDADSWQENGTGEGTISVVDGASLMIRQTQAVHAEIADLFEQMLRLVNSRNQ from the coding sequence ATGCACGTCCCCCCAGCCAGCCCTGCAGACTCCGTGGCGCCGACCGCCGAGGTAACGGCGACCGACGACGTGCTCCTGCAAAGGTTCGCCCAAACTCACGACGAGTCGGCGTTCGCCGAGCTTGTCCGCCGGCACGGCAGCCTCGTGATGGGGACGTGCATGCGGACGTTAGATCGTTTGCACGAGGCCGAGGACGCATTTCAGGCCACGTTCATGGTGCTTGCCCGGAAAGCGGTCGGCGTGCGCGTGGCTCAATCGCTCGCGCCGTGGCTGTATTCGACGGCTCGCCGAATCGCAGTCCGGGCGGCGCAACAACGACAGCGTCGTTTGGAGACGATGATGCCCGCGGATTTCGTCGACCGCAGCGACCCGTTGGCCGAGATGGAGGCCAAGCATCGTTTGCACGTGCTGGAGGAGGAACTCGATCGACTCCCCGCAAAGCTCCGCGATCCGCTCGTATTGCACTACTTGAGCGGCAAAACCAACGGTGAAGTTGCGAAAGCCTTGGGAATCACAATCCGTGCGGTCGAAGGTCGGCAGCGCCGCGGCAAAGCCGCCCTGCGCAACCATTTGGCGCTGCGTCGAATTAGCCTGCCGTTGGCGGTCGCAGCGCTGACGGCGGCCCAACAGACGATTGCGGTCGCCGTCGATCCTCGATTGGTTCAGTCGACGGTCGCCGCCAGTTTGTCATTCGCCGCGGGTGAAGCGTCGACAACCTGCTCTCCGGAACTGCATGCATTAGCACAGAAAGAGGTGATTCTCATGAACGCTTCCATGCCCTCGACCGTTATTGCGTTGGCCGCCGTCGTTTTGTTGGGAGGAGTCGCGACGATCGCCAGTCAGGCGGGGACCGCTGAGTCCGCTTCGTCGGGCGCGGCGCTCGATTTGGGCGCCGACGTTGTCGTCGCAGAGGGGACGGCGGTCCCGGCCGAAGTCGCCGTATCGCCGGCAAGCGATTCGGAGGTCGTTCCTGCGTCTGCAGGGGGCGAGAATCCGTTTGCCGCGAGAGTCGCGGCAAACCCGACAAGAACAGACGCATCTGCCGATCCGCAAAGCGCCACAGGCAAAAGACCGGAGGAGCGCTTGTCCTTGTCGTGGACTTACGATCGTCCCTCGCTGTCGAGGAAGCGACTTACGCAACGAGAACTCGAAATTCGCACTGCGCTGAATACGCCGATCTCGCAGATTCAGTATGCCGAGACGCCGTTGAATCGGGTGATCGAGCAAGTCGCCGACGAGGTCGGCGTCGCCATCATTTTTGATCGTCATGCGCTCGAAGACGAAGCGTTGTCGCCGGAGATCGAGGTCTCGGTCGATCTGCCGCAGATGCAGTTTCGCTCGGCGATCAACTTGATTTTGCGCGAGGCGACTCGCGACCTGACCTACGTCGTCGAGAACGAAGTCTTGGTGATCACGACTCGTCGTCGCGCCGACGCGCTTCTGGAAACAGAAATTTACGACGTTCTGCCAGTCTGCGAGGGGGGGGCGATCAGTCTCGCTGATCTGCGAGACGTCGTTCTGAAAGGCACGGACGCCGATTCGTGGCAGGAAAACGGGACGGGCGAGGGAACAATTTCAGTCGTCGACGGCGCCTCGCTCATGATTCGCCAGACGCAGGCCGTGCACGCAGAGATCGCCGACTTGTTCGAGCAAATGCTCCGACTCGTCAACTCGCGGAATCAGTAA
- a CDS encoding ketoacyl-ACP synthase III, giving the protein MRRLTGVQIAGTGSFVPDQIVTNDDLARLGCDADWIVQRTGIRERRHAPPGMATSDMAIEAARRCLVAADVPAKDVDLLVLGTFTPDRLMPATATKVQHALGLNCGAFDVAAACAGFTYALAAGMQFVATGCSRRALVIGADTNSRILDPDDKTTYPLFGDGAGAVLLTAGSDEQGPLAYTIGADGGGIESLTRPVGGTEHPEVYPDGRLDRRWYMQMQGRPVFKWAVRLVHENVLQVLDHAGLTPEQIDCWLFHQANVRILEAAVDALGIGRERVVMHMDRYGNTSAASIPIALDETVRAGGIKSGDHVVMCGFGAGLAWGTLAWRW; this is encoded by the coding sequence TTGCGGCGGCTGACCGGGGTGCAGATTGCCGGGACCGGCAGCTTCGTCCCCGACCAGATCGTCACCAACGACGACCTCGCGCGCCTGGGGTGCGACGCCGACTGGATCGTCCAGCGGACTGGGATTCGCGAACGCCGGCACGCCCCCCCCGGCATGGCCACCAGCGACATGGCGATCGAGGCGGCTCGTCGTTGCTTGGTCGCCGCCGACGTCCCGGCCAAGGACGTCGACCTGCTCGTGCTGGGGACGTTCACGCCCGATCGGCTGATGCCGGCGACCGCCACGAAAGTGCAGCATGCGTTGGGGCTCAATTGCGGCGCGTTTGACGTCGCTGCCGCGTGCGCCGGGTTCACCTACGCTCTGGCCGCAGGGATGCAGTTCGTCGCCACGGGGTGCAGTCGCCGTGCCTTGGTGATCGGCGCCGACACGAACTCGCGGATTCTCGACCCCGACGACAAAACCACCTACCCGCTGTTCGGCGACGGCGCCGGGGCGGTGCTGCTGACCGCCGGCAGCGACGAACAAGGGCCGTTGGCGTACACGATCGGCGCCGACGGCGGAGGGATCGAATCGCTGACCCGCCCGGTGGGCGGCACGGAACATCCCGAGGTCTACCCCGACGGCCGGCTCGATCGCCGCTGGTACATGCAGATGCAAGGTCGCCCCGTGTTCAAGTGGGCCGTGCGGCTGGTTCACGAGAACGTGTTGCAGGTGCTCGACCACGCCGGGCTGACGCCCGAGCAGATCGATTGCTGGCTGTTCCACCAAGCGAACGTGCGCATCCTGGAAGCGGCGGTCGACGCACTGGGAATCGGCCGCGAACGAGTCGTCATGCACATGGACCGCTACGGAAACACCTCGGCGGCGAGCATTCCGATCGCGCTCGACGAAACGGTCCGCGCGGGCGGGATCAAGTCGGGCGACCACGTCGTCATGTGCGGCTTCGGCGCCGGCCTGGCCTGGGGCACGCTGGCGTGGCGATGGTAG